The following are encoded together in the Juglans microcarpa x Juglans regia isolate MS1-56 chromosome 2D, Jm3101_v1.0, whole genome shotgun sequence genome:
- the LOC121249417 gene encoding uncharacterized protein LOC121249417 encodes MKDQIQLIKERMKVAQDRQKSYTEHQRRGLKFEVGDWVYLKVSPMKGVFRFGKKGKLSLRYIGPYEILEKVGVVAYRLNLPVEFQGIHNVFHVSSFKKRFVNQIPIIVDSRDISLKLDLTYEENPV; translated from the coding sequence atgaaggatcaaatcCAGTTAATAAAGGAGAGGATGAAGGTTGCCCAAGATAGACAAAAGAGCTATACCGAACATCAAAGGAGGGGCCTCAAGTTCGAAGTTGgcgattgggtttatcttaaggTATCGCCCATGAAAGGAGTATTTCGGTTTGGGAAGAAAGGGAAGTTAAGTCTGAGATACATAGGACCCTATGAGATACTGGAAAAGGTAGGAGTAGTCGCTTATAGACTGAATCTTCCCGTTGAATTCCAAGGAATTCACAACGTCTTTCACGTATCTTCCTTCAAGAAAAGATTTGTGAATCAGATACCAATAATTGTAGATTCGAGGGATATTTCGCTCAAACTTGACCTAACTTATGAGGAAAATCCTGTTTAG